The DNA segment ACGGCCCTCCGGGCACCGGCAAGACGAGTCTGGTCGAGGCGGCGTTCCCCGACCTGCTCACCGTCGCCGGTGACGGCGACACCGCGGTCGGCGACTTGATCGGCGAGTACACACAGGACGACGGCGGAGGCTACGTCTTCCAGTACGGTCCGCTGGTTACCGCGATGACCGAGGGCCGCGCCCTGCTGATCGACGATGCCACCTTGATCTCACCAAAGGTCCTGGCGGCGCTGTATCCCGCGATGGACGGGCGCAGGCAGATCCAGGTCAAGGCCCACAAGGGCGAGACCATCAAGGCCGAGCCGGGCTTCTACGTGGTGGCGGGCCACAATCCCGGCGTCCACGGCTCGGTGTTGACGGAGGCGCTCGCGAGCCGGTTCAGCGTGCAGATCCAGATCGGCACGGACTACGACCTCGCCAAGGCGCTGAAGATCGATGCCCGGGCGGTCCGGGTCGCCCGGCACCTCGCCCGCCAGGTCGAACTCGGCGAGCTGGGATGGGCCCCCCAACTGCGGGAACTGCTCAGCTACCAGAAGACCGAGGCCGTCCTCGGCACCAAGGCCGCGCTGGCGAACCTCGTCGGCATCGCTCCTGTGGAGGATCGCGACGCCGTCGCCGACGCCGTCATCAAGGCTGTCGGCGTCAAGAAGATCGCGCCCCTCACCCTCGGCAAGCAGCTCCCCGCCTCAGCCGCCCGGCAGCCCCCGGGCAGCACCGGCTCCGCACAGCGGGGCCGCTCGCGATGAGCGCCCACCACCACGTCCAGTCCCCCGCCACCACGCCGGACGACGACGCCGACCTCGCGCGCTGGGACGACGACGGCGCCCCGCCCGCGCAACCCCGTTTCTCCCCGGACGCGTGGCTGCGCGTGGGAGCCGAACTCGGCGACCGGCTGGTCGACCTCTCCGGCCGCCAGGACCTCCTCGTCACCTGCCGCCCCGGCACGCGCAGCGGCGCACCGGCCGCGTTCTTCCCCACGCTGGGCGAGGTCGAGTTCGACGCCCGTTTGTTCGCCCCGCTGAAGCCCCACGAGATCCATCCGCGGATCGTGGGCGACGAGGAGCGGTATCCCGCTGCCTGGGGAGTGGTCGTCCACGAGGCCGCGCACGCGGCCCACTCCGTCTGGACGGAGCCTGCCGGAGCGAACCCCCGTGTCGTCGAGGCCGCGCTCCTGCTGGAGGAGAGCCGTGTCGAAGGCGCACACCTGATCACGCGGCCCACGGACCGTACGTACCTGCGCACCAGTGCCCGCACCCTGGTCATGCCCGACATCGCCCACCCCACCCTCCAGGGCATCGAGCACGCCGCCGCCGTGGCAGCCCTGATCCTCGGCCGCCGTGACGTCGGCATCCTGGACGCTGGCGAGACCCGGGCCGTCGCCGATCTGTGCGAAAAGGTGCTGGGCGCAGACCTGCTGGCCACACTCACCCGCCTCTGGAACGCAACCCACCGTTGCGCCGACCACGACGCCCGGAGCATGCTCGCGCACGCTCAACAATGGTGCGACGCTCTGGACGCCGCTGCCCCCGCCCTGCCCGTGCCGGAGAACCTCACCGATCTGCTGTCCGGCGCCGTGGGGGTCGTCATGGACAGCACGGCCGCCACCGACGCCGCCGACCTCGCGGCACAGGCCGCAGCGACCAACGCCATGGCCGCGCAGTCCAAGTCGCAGGCTCAGGACCGAGCCCAGCGGGCCGGCCAGCGACGCCAAGCCGCCGCCACCGCCAAGTCGGTCTTCAACACCCGTGCCACCACCGTCAACCCCGACGGCACACCGGCGCCCTACGGCAACCCGGTCACCGGCACCCGCAGGCCCACCGCCGCCGAGCAGAGTGCCGCCGCGCGCCTGAGCCGCGCCCTGCGTGCCGCCGCCTACCGCGAGCAGACCGAGGAGCGGACCACCAGCCCCACCCCGCCCGGCCGCCTCAACATGCGCGCGGCCCTCGCCCGCGACGCTCAGCGCGCGGCCGGGTCGGTCCCCACCGCGGAACCGTTCACCCACACCCGCCGGCGCAGCTCGCCCACCCCACCGCTGCGTGTGGGTATCGCCGTCGACGTCTCCGGCTCCATGCGTGCCGCCTGCGCGCCCGTCGCGTCCGCTGCCTGGATCGTGGCACGCGCAGCAGCCCTGACCGACCCCGACTCCCGCACCGCCACCATCGCCTACGACACGCACTTGACCGCATTGACCCGACCCACCCACCGGGCACCGGAGCGCGTGACAACGGTCGGCGCCAACGGCAGCAGTCACAACCTCGCCAATGCCCTGGACGCGCTCGACCACGGCCTCGAACTCAGCCGCCCCGGCGCCGGCCGCCTACTCGTGATCGTCACCGACGCCATCTACACCCCCGACGAAACCGCTCAAGCCGTCACCCGCGTCAAGCAGCTCACGACCGCCGGCTGCGCCGTGCTCCAGCTCACCGTCGCCGCGGAGTCCCGCCACTTGCCGGGGACCACCTTGCTGCACCTGACCCAGCCCTCCAGCGCTCCCGCCGCCATCGCCACGGCGGCCACAAACGCCATTCGAAGGACACGCTGAGACGACGCAGAAGGCGGAAGCGTCCCCGAGACCACCGCCAAGCACTCCAGACCACCTCCGTCCGCCGCACGAGTCGTGCATCTGATGCACGACCCTCCGCAGCGACGCAGGCCACCACCCCAACCGCCAACGAAAGGACTCGATATGAAGCCCCAGACCAGCAGCCCGACCTCGAACGTACCGCCCATCAAACGGAATTCCCCGGGGGTGAAGACCATTTGGCAGATCACCTTCTCCTGTGGACACGAATCCGAGCGCGACCTCTCCGGCCGAGCGGCCGACCGTCGCGCGGGCTTCGCCGAGTGGCTCGCCAAGCAGGAATGCACGGATTGCTGGCGGGCCGCGAAAGACGGCGACGAGCAGGACAAAGCCGCCTGGCTGAAAGCCAAGCGTGCCGAAGAGCAGG comes from the Streptomyces sp. NBC_01471 genome and includes:
- a CDS encoding AAA family ATPase, whose product is MTTPGPPTSPARTKGGELRAKVARLLADRPADTITIGDMARQLGHSHGAVRNAALTLVRRGEADQGGTGQPEFRANAKTAAAAQTAVISPPGTHSPRAQAAMARTTIPAAATPKQTGPIRRAGGQLYHPRELADLPDVEALNRLRDADVPVLLYGPPGTGKTSLVEAAFPDLLTVAGDGDTAVGDLIGEYTQDDGGGYVFQYGPLVTAMTEGRALLIDDATLISPKVLAALYPAMDGRRQIQVKAHKGETIKAEPGFYVVAGHNPGVHGSVLTEALASRFSVQIQIGTDYDLAKALKIDARAVRVARHLARQVELGELGWAPQLRELLSYQKTEAVLGTKAALANLVGIAPVEDRDAVADAVIKAVGVKKIAPLTLGKQLPASAARQPPGSTGSAQRGRSR